The following are from one region of the Oreochromis aureus strain Israel breed Guangdong linkage group 1, ZZ_aureus, whole genome shotgun sequence genome:
- the LOC116325520 gene encoding ubiquitin-conjugating enzyme E2 Q2-like, whose product MSVSGLKAELKFLESIFDPNHERFRIIDWKPDELSCQFNVTGEKLLIIHCNITESYPSTPPIWFVDSDDPSLAQVLERLEDVRKGSTLLLQQLKKLICDLCRLYNLPQHPDVEMLDQPLPAGPVGQDRKHGTEEVTSEEEDEEEMGEDIEDLDHYEMKEEEPVDGKKSEDDGIEKENLAILEKIRKNQRQDHLNGAVSGSVQASDRLMKELREIYRSQSYKTGIYSVELVNDSLYEWHVKLRTVDPDSPLHSDLQVLKEKEGMDYILLNFSYKDNFPFDPPFVRVVSPVLSGGYVLGGGALCMELLTKQGWSSAYSIESVIMQINATLVKGKARVQFGANKNQYNLARAQQSYKSLVQIHEKNGWYTPPKEDG is encoded by the exons ATGTCGGTGTCGGGGCTGAAGGCCGAACTGAAGTTTTTGGAGTCCATTTTTGATCCAAACCACGAGCGATTCAGGATAATTGACTGGAAACCTGACGAACTGAGTTGCCAGTTTAATGTTACTGGGGAAAAGCTATTAATTATCCACTGTAATATAACG GAATCTTATCCGTCTACACCGCCAATTTGGTTTGTGGACTCTGATGACCCGAGCTTGGCTCAAGTTTTGGAGAGATTGGAAGATGTGAGAAAAGGCAGCACTCTG CTTTTACAGCAGTTGAAGAAACTAATTTGTGACCTATGTCGACTGTATAATCTTCCCCAACATCCTGATGTGGAGATGCTGGACCAGCCCTTGCCTGCAGGCCCAGTGGGGCAGGACAGAAAG CATGGAACAGAGGAGGTCACATCTGAAGAAGAAGACGAGGAGGAAATGGGAGAA GACATCGAGGATTTGGACCACTATGAAATGAAAGAGGAGGAGCCCGTAGATGGGAAGAAATCTGAGGATGATGGGATTGAGAAGGAGAATTTGGCAATCTTGGAGAAGATCCGAAAGAACCAGCGCCAGGACCATTTGAAT GGAGCTGTGTCTGGCTCAGTGCAAGCCTCTGACCGTTTGATGAAGGAACTAAGAGAGATCTACAGGTCTCAGAGTTATAAGACAG GCATCTATTCAGTTGAACTTGTTAATGACAGCCTATACGAATGGCACGTCAAACTGAGGAC GGTGGATCCAGATAGCCCTTTACACAGTGACTTACAAGTGCTAAAGGAAAAGGAGGGAATGGACTACATTTTACTAAACTTCTCATATAAA GATAATTTCCCTTTTGATCCACCATTTGTCCGGGTAGTTTCTCCTGTGCTTTCTGGAGG TTATGTTCTTGGCGGAGGTGCCCTGTGCATGGAACTTCTTACTAAACAG GGTTGGAGCAGTGCCTATTCCATTGAGTCTGTTATCATGCAGATCAATGCCACTTTAGTTAAAGGAAAAGCCAGAGTGCAGTTTGGAGCCAATAAA AATCAGTACAATCTTGCAAGAGCACAGCAGTCCTACAAATCCCTGGTTCAGATCCATGAAAAGAACG GCTGGTACACACCCCCTAAGGAGGACGGCTAA